A part of Crassostrea angulata isolate pt1a10 chromosome 5, ASM2561291v2, whole genome shotgun sequence genomic DNA contains:
- the LOC128183307 gene encoding zinc finger C4H2 domain-containing protein-like has product MNERETDLINRLEHVKEIRSKTVHLEKVRSKLRQEFENTENEEKRLEEYKQEMELLLQEKMAHVEELRLIHADINLMETTIKQAEEERNRSLESTKKLYEEFRPLKDEVDQMRGIMGLEKLPDLQEEEEKLTPDFFEKQNTEWTSEPQPEPPIPQTISVPPATPTQIQVPRTQKPPEPRQQSFRQQPPPMKACLSCHQQIHRNAPICPLCKAKSRSRNPKKPKRKLDE; this is encoded by the exons ATGAACGAAAGGGAGACAGATTTAATTAACAGACTGGAGCATGTCAAAGAAATTAG ATCTAAGACTGTGCATCTGGAGAAAGTACGCAGCAAACTACGCCAAGAGTTTGAGAACACAGAAAATGAGGAGAAAAGGCTAGAAGAGTATAAGCAAGAAATGGAGTTACTACTCCAAGAGAAAATGGCACATGTTGAAGAATTACGACTAATTCATGCTGATAtaaatttg ATGGAGACAACCATCAAACAAGCTGAAGAGGAAAGAAACCGATCTCTAGAGTCAACCAAAAAGTTGTATGAGGAGTTCCGTCCCCTGAAAGACGAGGTGGATCAAATGAGAGGAATTATGGGATTGGAGAAACTGCCCGACCTACAGGAGGAAGAGGAAAAACTTACCCCTGA cTTCTTTGAGAAGCAGAACACAGAGTGGACCAGTGAGCCCCAGCCAGAACCTCCCATCCCCCAGACTATATCTGTCCCTCCCGCCACACCCACACAGATACAGGTACCACGGACCCAGAAACCCCCTGAGCCCAGACAACAATCATTCCGACAACAACCACCTCCCATGAAG GCTTGCCTCTCATGTCATCAACAAATTCACCGAAATGCTCCGATATGTCCGCTGTGCAAGGCAAAGAGTCGTTCCCGCAACCCTAAGAAACCAAAGAGGAAGTTGGACGAGTGA
- the LOC128183306 gene encoding glycoprotein endo-alpha-1,2-mannosidase-like, which produces MKVCGQRVSVFKLSLLVFILFIASSCLFIYYLDVQWTTNKMNLNESGKNQAPKNKNRNEKIVLQEPESEYRASSKNPQQMNSNNIVQESVLTKGSKTPEPTQLPVNYDVHIFYYPWYGNPEQDGKYFHWNHPYLPHWDKIEAAKWPSGQHKPPDDIGANFYPQLGPYSSGDPVVVEDHMKQVQLSGAGVLAVSWYPPNDADNEGKNPDKLIPLILDLADKYQLKVAFHIEPFKGRDHQTLKTNIKYIIDTYGKHPGFYRHYDRIKKKHLPVYYMYDSYLVKSSNWAELFTPGGSISIRNTEYDGIFLGLLVERQHKESVASAGFDGYYTYFATDGFTYGSSWKNWREIRKYARGRRLMFVPSVGPGYIDTRVRPWNGKNTRSRQDGRYYKNSLQKALDINPSMISITSFNEWHEGTQIETAVPKATDSFTYIDYGPEGPQCYLNITRQYVSKFISED; this is translated from the exons ATGAAAGTTTGTGGACAAAGAGTATCTGTCTTTAAACTCTCCCTTTTAGTGTTTATTCTCTTCATTGCCTCCTCATGTCTATTCATTTATTACTTGGATGTGCAGTGgacaacaaataaaatgaacttAAATGAAAGTGGAAAGAACCAAgcaccaaaaaataaaaatcgaaatgaaaaaatagttttacagGAGCCAGAATCTGAATATAGAGCAAGTTCGAAAAATCCACAACAAATGAATTCTAATAATATAGTTCAAGAATCTGTATTGACAAAGGGGTCTAAAACTCCAGAACCCACTCAACTCCCTGTTAATTATGATGTCCATATCTTCTACTATCCTTGGTATGGAAATCCAGAACAAGATGGAAAATACTTCCACTGGAATCATCCCTATCTTCCTCACTGGGACAAAATTGAGGCAGCTAAATGGCCATCGGGACAGCACAAACCCCCTGATGACATCGGTGCAAACTTTTATCCCCAGTTAGGTCCATACAGCTCTGGAGACCCAGTTGTGGTAGAGGACCACATGAAACAGGTTCAGCTCTCTGGAGCAG GAGTATTGGCTGTGTCATGGTATCCTCCAAATGATGCTGACAACGAGGGAAAAAATCCAGATAAACTGATTCCACTGATATTGGATTTGGCTgataaatatcaattaaag gTTGCATTTCACATTGAACCATTTAAAGGCAGAGATCATCAGACTTTGAAAACGAACATTAAGTATATCATTGACACTTATGGAAAACACCCAGGTTTTTACAGGCACTATGACAGGATTAAAAAGAAGCACTTACctgtatactacatgtatgactCTTACCTAGTCAAGTCCTCCAATTGGGCCGAATTATTCACTCCTGGTGGATCTATATCTATCAGGAACACGGAATACGACGGAATATTCCTTGGACTTCTTGTGGAGAGACAACATAAAGAGAGTGTGGCAAGTGCTGGGTTTGATGGATACTATACGTACTTTGCTACCGATGGATTTACATACGGTAGTTCTTGGAAGAACTGGAGGGAGATAAGGAAATATGCCAGAGGGAGGAGACTGATGTTTGTCCCTAGTGTAGGTCCAGGGTATATAGACACTAGGGTCAGACCCTGGAATGGCAAGAACACTCGGTCTCGTCAAGATGGAAGATATTACAAAAATTCTCTCCAAAAAGCTCTAGACATTAACCCATCTATGATATCCATTACGTCTTTCAACGAGTGGCATGAGGGAACTCAGATAGAAACTGCTGTTCCTAAAGCCACAGACTCTTTTACTTACATAGACTATGGCCCTGAAGGGCCGCAGTGTTATCTCAATATAACACGACAGTATGTCTCCAAATTCATATCAGAAGACTGA